The following DNA comes from Leishmania mexicana MHOM/GT/2001/U1103 complete genome, chromosome 8.
CTGCTTCCGATCAACACGTGGCCGTCGATCTGCGCACCGACAACGAGCTCACTGCTGTTCGAGCACTCGGGCACATAGCCGTTGCCGGACACGTAGGGGTAGCTGTCCTCCGTGTGCAGGTGCCCGTTCGTGTTTTGCAGCAGCCAGTCGAACGCCTGCAGCATCagcccgccgtcgcagccaTCGTTCATGTCATCGCAgctcaccagctgctgctccgacaGGCTCACCAGCTCGTGGCCGGCAAGGTACCACTGCCCCTCGATGTTGCCGACCGCCGAGAACGCCCAGCacgacccgcacgcaccctGATCCTTCACCGGCGTCACGGCGCCCTTCTCGCGCCAGTCCACCGCAtcaggcaccgccgacaggtccgcgcgcgccttgcggtagtgctgggcggcgtgccgcttcgccgctgcgaagtacgcggcgccgttcagGTAGCGCGCGGCGAACTCCGCCTCCGACAGGTCGAAGAACTTCGTGATCCCGAACTGCGCGTGGGGGTTCCGCGCCTGGTGctcgcgcatcagctccaGGTTGCGCTCGAAGttcgccagccgctgctgctcctccgccagcgtctcgtACGCGCGCCCGTACGTCCGCTTGAACTCCTcgaacagcgcagcagccggcgtgcccacgtgtatcgcgcgcgcgggtgcgcaggcagccgcaagcaccacgcacacaaccgcaacagcgcagagagcggccctcgacgtcgccatcgcggacgcgggcagcgaggggaacAGAAGGAAGCAATGAAcagagcgaggggagagcaAGTGAAACGCAGAGGCCACGGCCCGaacgctgcggcagtggcgggtatatagagggctgctgctggtggtggcgacgagaGTCTGTGCAGGGCGTCGGGAGCAGTCGACCACGGTGCAGGGCAGGTGGGGACGGGGAgagtgcaagagagggagggacgtcATCACAGGCAACAACGCAGGTGCGGGCAACCTCACACAACAGCGGTGCATccatgcgccgcgcgcacaggggagagggagaggcgcacagcgACGCACGTCACACATCcccggtgcgtgcgctgcgtgccaGCCGCCATCGGGGGAAAAGCGACGGTGCTCGTAAGCCCCCTGGCCTCCATCActccgcacccacacgcgacACTACNNNNNNNNNNNNNNNNNNNNNNNNNNNNNNNNNNNNNNNNNNNNNNNNNNNNNNNNNNNNNNNNNNNNNNNNNNNNNNNNNNNNNNNNNNNNNNNNNNNNccgcttcgccgctgcgaagtacgcggcgccgttcagGTAGCGCGCGGCGAACTCCGCCTCCGACAGGTCGAAGAACTTCGTGATCCCGAACTGCGCGTGGGGGTTCCGCGCCTGGTGctcgcgcatcagctccaGGTTGCGCTCGAAGttcgccagccgctgctgctcctccgccagcgtctcgtACGCGCGCCCGTACGTCCGCTTGAACTCCTcgaacagcgcagcagccggcgtgcccacgtgtatcgcgcgcgcgggtgcgcaggcagccgcaagcaccacgcacacaaccgcaacagcgcagagagcggccctcgacgtcgccatcgcggacgcgggcagcgaggggaacAGAAGGAAGCAATGAAcagagcgaggggagagcaAGTGAAACGCAGAGGCCACGGCCCGaacgctgcggcagtggcgggtatatagagggctgctgctggtggtggcgacgagaGTCTGTGCAGGGCGTCGGGAGCAGTCGACCACGGTGCAGGGCAGGTGGGGACGGGGAgagtgcaagagagggagggacgtcATCACAGGCAACAACGCAGGTGCGGGCAACCTCACACAACAGCGGTGCATccatgcgccgcgcgcacaggggagagggagaggcgcacagcgACGCACGTCACACATCcccggtgcgtgcgctgcgtgccaGCCGCCATCGGGGGAAAAGCGACGGTGCTCGTAAGCCCCCTGGCCTCCATCActccgcacccacacgcgacACTACCTctccggcacgcgcacagggtccatcccactgcagcgcttcgTACATGCCGTCACGGCAatgctgcacacacacgtacgcacgcgcacacaggcgcgcacacgctcactCTCCATTCTCTTGATTACTgatatatatctatatatacatatatatatatacgtatgtCTATGTACATGATAGATTTCTAGAGTGTTCCCCTCGACATGCCTTGCTCTGGGGACCGTTGCGCCTCACGCATacgcacggacacgcacacgcacgcacgcacgcgcgcagagaaGAGCCGATGAAGCAAGCACAATCAATAAACAGACCGTggctgcagaggcgggggGCCAACGCGCCCGGAAGGCGTCCCGCACGCAGTGCAGGCATGTGCATGCACGCGAGCGCGGTGCGAACGCAGCGCACCCACAAGCtgcagggaggcggcggaggcgcgcacgcccggCACATGACCCGGCAGCCACGCACCACCGTCAAAGCACAAGCGAAGCACCtcccgagggggaggagaaaacaAAGTAGTGGAAGATATCGCTgaacgcacagcacacaagtGTGCTGAAGAAGCAAGCAGAATACAAAGAGCCAGACGAAGGCAGAATAGCGGGCTCGCGtatacgcgtgtgcgtgtgcgtgcgagagagagggataaCAAGGGAGGCCACGCGAGGGcacgcgaggggagggggaggcgtgaAGCGAGGGCGGGCAGAACAGCCATTCGCGGGGCACCACGACTtgggtggtgccgcagctccgattcacagcgcgcctgctcgtccatTTCCCCCCTAcgctccgccgcacctcgctgcgctgtcgcccgcatcgccttcctcttcctctgcctcacatctcgcacgcacgcgcagctgccacggcgggCGCGCACCCAAGGAGGTGCCCACACGCGCCGGGCATCGCTGcaaccaccacacacacgcacacaagggcacacacacctctacGTTTATAGGGAGGTGGTCTTCCTCGAGCCGTACCACGATAACGCTCACTTAACCTCGTTGCTCACGGTACACTTCACCCCACCAGTGCAATTGCCGGAAGTATACGTGCGAGTTAACAGGTGGCTATTACCGCACTCCATCACATAGGAGGCGCCTCCCCGCTTCGTGTGGCACTCCTTCGTGGTGATCAGGGCCTTTTCGCACCCCTGAGTGCAGTACATATCAGTGCAGATCACCTGCTCCACCATCATCCGTTCTGAGCGGGCGtctcgctgctcgtgctcgtgccAGGGGCGGCACTCtcccgcacatgcgcggacACGGGGTATTCACTGAGCAGGCACGCgttcacccccatcaccacgcgcacgtagcCCTGCTCGCCCcagtccccaccccacgaGTTCTTGATCACCCAGTACGGAACCTCACCAGTCATGTCGTAcccgacgagcagcacagcGTGGTTCACCTCTTTACCAATGCACGCGGTCAGCACGCCGCTCTTGTAGGACATAAAGGAGCTGGCGTCCAGCGCAATCGCGATGGGGCCATTCTTCGCGAGCCACGCAGCCATCGCCTTTTCGCTGCTTCCGATCAACACGTGGCTGTCGATCTGCGCACCGACAACGAGCTCACTGCTGTTCGAGCACTCGGGCAGATAACCGTTGCCGGACACGTAGGGGTAGCTGTCCTCCGTGTACAGGTGCCCGTTCGTGTTTTGCAGCAGCCAGTCGAACGCCTGCAGCATCAgtccgccgtcgcagccaTCGTTCATGTCATCGCAgctcaccagctgctgctccgacaGGCTCACCAGCTCGTGGCCGGCAAGGTACCACTGCCCCTCGATGTTGCCGACCGACGAGAACGCCCAGCACGACCCGCACTCACCCTGATCCTTCACCGGCGTCACGGCGCCCTTCTCGCGCCAGTCCACCGCAtcaggcaccgccgacaggtccgcgcgcgccttgcggtagtgctgggcggcgtgccgcttcgccgctgcgaagtacgcggcgccgttcagGTAGCGCGCGGCGAACTCCGCCTCCGACAGGTCGAAGAACTTCGTGATCCCGAACTGCGCGTGGGGGTTCCGCGCCTGGTGctcgcgcatcagctccaGGTTGCGCTCGAAGttcgccagccgctgctgctcctccgccagcgtctcgtACGCGCGCCCGTACGTCCGCTTGAACTCCTcgaacagcgcagcagccggcgtgcccacgtgtatcgcgcgcgcgggtgcgcaggcagccgcaagcaccacgcacacaaccgcaacagcgcagagagcggccctcgacgtcgccatcgcggacgcgggcagcgaggggaacAGAAGGAAGCAATGAAcagagcgaggggagagcaAGTGAAACGCAGAGGCCACGGCCCGaacgctgcggcagtggcgggtatatagagggctgctgctggtggtggcgatgagAGTCTGTGCAGGGCGTCGGGAGCAGTCGACCACGGTGCAGGGCAGGTGGGGACGGGGAgagtgcaagagagggagggacgtcATCACAGGCAACAACGCAGGTGCGGGCAACCTCACACAACAGCGGTGCATccatgcgccgcgcgcacaggggagagggagaggcgcacagcgACGCACGTCACACATCcccggtgcgtgcgctccgTGCCAACTTAAATTGGGGCACTTGGATGGTTAGCTTTACGTGGTTCTGGTTGCAGAATGAGTGGAGGTGGGGATCACATGattcgtgtgcgtgtgtggtttTTCGTGTAGTTGTTCGTAGGTAGGCTcggtggaggggaggtgggAAGGAAACGTAAGGCAGCGGGCGGGGATGAAACAGATAGGTCTTTGTGTAGGGAGTGAAACGACGAAGAGGGCGAAACTGTGGATCATCTTTGAGAGTATGGGGGGTGTGGGAGAAAAGCAGCTGAAGCACGTACACCAACGCCGGTCGGCGATGACACACTGGCACATTCTCGCACGGGTCTTTCAGGacaacgcacgcgcaccaagATTTCATACttgtcaccgccgccgtcggtggAGAGCTGGGAAGCGCACAGTGACGTGCGTTTACGTTTGTGGACAGGAGAAGCCTCAGTCACAATGCAAAGCTTTGTGGCACACTAGGCACGCGGTGATGAAAGCCTAAGGCTAAAGTGTCATGGCTTCCCGGTGTATTTGCTGAACCTTGGCTACCAgtgcggcgcaccagcgcttGTGACGATCCAGAAGCAACGCGTCTTCTTGGACGTGCTCTGGTTCCTGCGATGCAGTCAGCTTCGAATCAGAGCCCCGGTCGCTGGGTCCTGCTGCGACATCCCCTTCTGCCCGCTCCTTTCGCACCTGCTGCCACtcgcgacgacgccgctccTGGCGTTGCCGCAGGTCTGCCCAGACCTTCGGTGACTTTTCCTCAACCAAACGCAGTAGCAAAGGGTCGGTGCGAGGAAGGCTCAAGGCAAGAGCGACAGAGAGCACCCCTTGCGCAACCGCCTCTGGGTTGTACCCGCCCTCCAGAACAACGACCAACCCCGCTGTCCGTCCGTCATGCAGGCACCACCCCTTCACCCGCGACAGGACAGAGGCAAACCCACCCTCGACGGCCATCTTGCCCAATGGATCGCCATAGGCAGCATCGAACCCCAGTGACACCATGACTAGGTCGGGCCTAAACTCAGCCAGCCGGGGCAAGAAAATCTCCTCGAACACGGAGTTCATTAGGTAGTCGGAGATGACCTGCTCACATCGTGCCGGCTGTTGCCCGTTGGTGTGGACGGCAACATTACAGATGCTGCCTTTGGAGGCGGCGTGTCGGCTCCCTCCCACGTAAGCCGTGTCGCCGCGGCCGTCGAAGGGGTAGAACTGCCCTTTATCGTAGCGGTGGAGCGACAGATACAGTAGCGAGCCGGGGTCGCAGGCACCCTCAACAAAAGAGGCGGTTCCCTCGCCGAAGTGGACGTCCAGATCGAGAATGGCGATGCGCGGAGGGCCAGAGGGCAACGTTGATGCGTGTCGAATGCGCAGTTGCTGAGCTGCAATGGCGACATTGTTGACCAGGCAAAATCCGCTCGGCTGTGAGGCCGTGCAATGATGCCCCGGCGGCCGCACAAGACAAAATGACACGAGGGGATGCACACGCccagcagcgctggaggcggtgccggACCGGGAAGCCGCCACAccgcgcagcgcggcaacaCTAGCGTCGATCACGGCGCCTGCCGAAAGTCGGGCAGCTACGCTGCTTGTCTCGTCGTTGCAGTAAACGTCACTTTTCAAGTTCACCAGAGCCGCCCCACTCTTCAAAAAATGTTCGTAGACTTGCGGATCTTGGAAGGAGCAAACCTCGTCATAGGTGGCGAGTCGTGCAGGTATCCATTGCGAGCGGTTGGCTGCGCTTATCGGTGGCAGAACTCGGTTCGAGTCCGACACCAAGCCACTATCCGCGTGCACCGTAAAGGGAGCCAGCAGCTCGACAGGCAGAACGTCGAGCGCGCGCTCGCAGCCCTGAAGTGCCTCAATTGCGCGTTTCAGACGGTGTGGTGTTTCAGGGGAGCGGCTGATGTCAGAGCAATGTAGCAGCATGCGCGCGTCGAAACACCACCCCACGGTGATGTCGGGAGGTTGCGGTGCCGCCCCACATGCCGTGCTGCTCACAACAGCGGCTTTGGGGCTTTGCGATGATGTGTCCCTGCCCTCTGCATCAGTACAAACGCCCCCTGTGATGTAGTACACTCCTTTATCCACTAGCTTTCCCATGAGCACAAGCTCTTGGTCGTCGACAAGACACAAGTCGGCGGACGGTGAGCTCGTGGAACATCGTGCTCGCAAGCCCACTCGACCAGCTACAGCTTCCAACGGCTCTTTCAGGTCACCTTTTCTAATATGCGCTTCAGTTTCAAGCTGAGGACGCTGGAAGCGTCGCACAGTTACGGTGCCATTCAGCTCGGGATGCGCAAAACGTGGTGGCGGCATGGGTGAACGCCGGTATGCTAAGCACGTagaagagaaaaaagcgGTGAATGAGAGTCAAAAGGCCTTTTTCATTATCCGGTGTCTAGACCACTTTACGAGGGGCGGAAGGCATGCACGATAGCAGTGCTTGCCTGTCATCCACGAGATCTTCGTCCCCTGAGCTGTAGAACTGAGGAAGTTCTAGGATCCTGCCCTCGTTTAGGAGCAGGCAGAATCGCTTTAGTCGACGGACCTCGCTCGAGAAACCGGTCCCACGTGCATGAAACGTGATAAGCAGGACAAATATAAAGAAACGTAGCGCTGTgacagaaaaagaaaatatGCTCTAAAAcgaaaaaatatatatatacatatatacgcGCACTCACTTCACAGCGGCCTTCTGACGGTGGAAAGGGATGATCTGGTTGAGAGCCAACTCAGACCCCAGTGGCCCGTAGAAGGGTGGCCGGATCCATCTCCAATTACAAGGATCAGATATCCATTTCCTCGTGTCTTAGAATCTCTGCATATGCCGCAGATGACAACACTCGTACTCGACAGAGCTCGGACAACTGAAGGTCCTCTTCAGTGTCTAAGAGAACGACAGTGTGCTCAACGGAAAACCGATTAACATCCTTTGCTGTGTGAATAAttcacctccccccttccctcgccTTCCGTAAGACATGAGCCATGACGTCGCCCTTTGCACTTCAATGAACATCGACCTGGCCCTTCCCAAGGCTCACGAACACCTGCGCACCGTACTGCTCGTTGACCGTCTCTTGGTATCTTGCGATGGTGAACCGCTCACCCCCACCAGCATCGCTGAGAACTCTGGTATAAGGATATCCATCGTTTGGGCTACTTCGCAGACATGCGCAAAGACACGGACTTCTACTTCAGTCCACCACCAACGATGTATCGTGTAATTCGTGGTCAGTCACAAAATATGCCGCATTTAGCGCCGCTTCCTTGTTGCGCGTTGTCCGCCCGCTGTCTCGCGATTGTCAGCTGCTAACGTCAGATGTACCAAGTAACCAGTAACGTCGATCAACCGGTTTCTCCATTCGACACCTAAGGGGACGTCTGATGCCTGAAACGGGAAAAACGCGTCGCCGAGACCGCCGCTACAGACCATAAAGTCACCTCCAGCATGCTTTTGGAGCCACGCGTCTAGACTTCCCAGGCGACAGCAAACTCAGCTCCCGTTCTCCCACTACCCAAATGCTTTCTAGAGAAGAGAGAGTCCATGCATACGACGGACGAGCGTAGAGGCCAACACACCTGAGATAAGGCGCAAAACCACAGCACATCGCGAGTAAGTGATGCGTTGTGCATCACCGCTAGCAACTGCCCAATTAATCTAGAGTCCCGTCTTGTACTGGACCAGAATCATAACCACAGTATCCTCGGATGCAACGAACCCCATCCAAGAGAGGGCATAGAGCGCTCACATTTATGCGACTCTCCCCGTTTTGCCCTTGCTCTTGCCCAACACGTTTATTCTCTCCCAGGGGGCGTGTgtccagcgcggcgccgccccagGCCGGTCGCACGCCCACCGGCTGGCGCAAAGCACCGCTAGACACACGTTGCGGCAGTCCGCCGACTcaggcgccggtgcgcgccCTCGGCCCCAAACTCCGCCCAACACCCGCTGAGCAgggcgcgccgcagccgcccaCCCATCATGCCGGCCGCCCCCTGCTGCATTCCCCCTCGGGGTGACGCGGACCCCCTTTCCAGTCGGCAGTGGGGGTCGGGCGGGGCACATTCGGGTCATGTGGGCACCCTGCCCGTCACACAGGTGGCGCAAACGTCTGGACAGTTGCAGCTctctccggcgcagcgccatcaaggaggccaccgccggcatcagcagcgacacatcgCTGGCATCACCGCGTCGCGGGTGCTTTGGCCTGTCAGTCCCAGAAGAGGGTTGGCACTCGGAGGGGATAGGGGGGACCTGGTTGCCTTCTCCAGAGGGAGTGGGTACTGGACTTTGCTATCACTTTGAGGTACCCCCTGTCATAAGTGCTCCCGTTTCGTTGTTTCCGAAATTGGTGGGGACCATTTCCTGAGTTATCTCAGCACGGATGCAAATAACGGTCTCGCTGGATCTCAACCTCATGGTTTTCCTGGTCATCCTCGCCGAGCAACTCAGGGAACTCACTGATTCGGCTGTAGCCCAGGCCCACGAGTGTTTTGGTGTAGGAGGCAAGGTTGCAGCCAATCCCGGAGAGAGCCGTCTTCATCAGGGGCAGAGACACAACAAATGAAACGATGGCAACCTTCACGGTCGCGTTAGCTCCGAAAAGCTGTCCATGGGATAAACGCAGAGCagacaacaaaaaagagacAAGCC
Coding sequences within:
- a CDS encoding putative histone deacetylase, which gives rise to MPPPRFAHPELNGTVTVRRFQRPQLETEAHIRKGDLKEPLEAVAGRVGLRARCSTSSPSADLCLVDDQELVLMGKLVDKGVYYITGGVCTDAEGRDTSSQSPKAAVVSSTACGAAPQPPDITVGWCFDARMLLHCSDISRSPETPHRLKRAIEALQGCERALDVLPVELLAPFTVHADSGLVSDSNRVLPPISAANRSQWIPARLATYDEVCSFQDPQVYEHFLKSGAALVNLKSDVYCNDETSSVAARLSAGAVIDASVAALRGVAASRSGTASSAAGRVHPLVSFCLVRPPGHHCTASQPSGFCLVNNVAIAAQQLRIRHASTLPSGPPRIAILDLDVHFGEGTASFVEGACDPGSLLYLSLHRYDKGQFYPFDGRGDTAYVGGSRHAASKGSICNVAVHTNGQQPARCEQVISDYLMNSVFEEIFLPRLAEFRPDLVMVSLGFDAAYGDPLGKMAVEGGFASVLSRVKGWCLHDGRTAGLVVVLEGGYNPEAVAQGVLSVALALSLPRTDPLLLRLVEEKSPKVWADLRQRQERRRREWQQVRKERAEGDVAAGPSDRGSDSKLTASQEPEHVQEDALLLDRHKRWCAALVAKVQQIHREAMTL
- a CDS encoding putative cathepsin L-like protease — protein: MATSRAALCAVAVVCVVLAAACAPARAIHVGTPAAALFEEFKRTYGRAYETLAEEQQRLANFERNLELMREHQARNPHAQFGITKFFDLSEAEFAARYLNGAAYFAAAKRHAAQHYRKARADLSAVPDAVDWREKGAVTPVKDQGECGSCWAFSSVGNIEGQWYLAGHELVSLSEQQLVSCDDMNDGCDGGLMLQAFDWLLQNTNGHLYTEDSYPYVSGNGYLPECSNSSELVVGAQIDSHVLIGSSEKAMAAWLAKNGPIAIALDASSFMSYKSGVLTACIGKEVNHAVLLVGYDMTGEVPYWVIKNSWGGDWGEQGYVRVVMGVNACLLSEYPVSAHVRESAAPGTSTSSETPAQNG
- a CDS encoding putative cathepsin L-like protease, whose protein sequence is MATSRAALCAVAVVCVVLAAACAPARAIHVGTPAAALFEEFKRTYGRAYETLAEEQQRLANFERNLELMREHQARNPHAQFGITKFFDLSEAEFAARYLNGAAYFAAAKRHAAQHYRKARADLSAVPDAVDWREKGAVTPVKDQGACGSCWAFSAVGNIEGQWYLAGHELVSLSEQQLVSCDDMNDGCDGGLMLQAFDWLLQNTNGHLHTEDSYPYVSGNGYVPECSNSSELVVGAQIDGHVLIGSSEKAMAAWLAKNGPIAIALDASSFMSYKSGVLTACIGKQLNHGVLLVGYDMTGEVPYWVIKNSWGGDWGEQGYVRVVMGVNACLLSEYPVSAHVRESAAPGTSTSSETPAPRPVVVEQVICFDKNCRRGCRKTLIKVNECHKNGGGGASMIKCSPQKVTMCTYSNEFCVGGGLCFETHDGKCSPYFFGSIMNTCHYT